A genomic window from Neoarius graeffei isolate fNeoGra1 chromosome 5, fNeoGra1.pri, whole genome shotgun sequence includes:
- the LOC132887173 gene encoding uncharacterized protein LOC132887173 isoform X2, which translates to MVCYWTTHNVRLHVVKCRAPNTTWAKHPVKKTWYETDSYAKAEQKCLQLMESSSVETEDDVNTFAIRQRKRPRRFVSESSDDDDSAPVVAATKKQPKTLTVPGSPVCQQDPMPLPPQWSTPAGTGASPHHPSPSPVDPVQASSRVLHDGQGVSAITAMFERITEAHMSRLMRRLEARFDKIESLVETNAPTHTPQLQQEDVVLAKPCSMVMELLELDRSLEQPDKRNKMQHFLETVGGAGLGAAIHRMLRRVANNEVLAQYSLRGRRAKMSFDVHSVQDYKG; encoded by the exons ATGGTCTGCTACTGGACGACACACAATGTGCGATTGCATGTTGTGAAGTGCCGAGCACCAAATACAACTTGGGCCAAACATCCCGTTAAGAAAACCTGGTACGAAACAG ATTCATACGCCAAAGCTGAACAGAAGTGTTTGCAATTGATGGAGTCCTCAAGTGTTGAGACAGAGGATGATGTGAACACTTTTGCAATAAGGCAGCGTAAGCGCCCAAGGAGGTTTGTCTCCGAATCCTCTGATGATG ATGATTCTGCTCCAGTGGTAGCAGCAACCAAGAAGCAACCCAAGACTCTGACTGTGCCTGGAAGCCCTGTGT GTCAGCAGGACCCAATGCCACTACCACCACAAT GGTCAACACCAGCCGGGACTGGAGCCAGTCCTCACCACCCTAGCCCAAGTCCTGTTGACCCTGTTCAAG ccagcagccGGGTGCTTCATGACGGACAGGGTGTCTCAGCTATCACAGCCATGtttgagagaa TCACAGAGGCCCACATGAGTCGCTTGATGCGGAGGCTCGAGGCTAGGTTTGACAAGATCGAGTCATTGGTGGAGACCAACGCCCCGACACACACGCCTCAACTCCAGCAAGAAGATGTGGTGTTGGCTAAACCATGCAGCATGGTGATGGAGCTGCTGGAGTTGGATAGGAGTCTGGAACAACCAGACAAGAGGAACAAGATG caaCATTTTCTTGAAACTGTCGGAGGGGCAGGTTTAGGGGCAGCCATTCACCGTATGCTACGCCGAGTGGCAAATAATGAGGTACTCGCCCAGTACAGCTTGCGGGGCAGACGGGCCAAAATGTCCTTTGATGTCCATTCTGTGCAAGATTATAAAGGGTAA
- the LOC132887173 gene encoding uncharacterized protein LOC132887173 isoform X1 → MVCYWTTHNVRLHVVKCRAPNTTWAKHPVKKTWYETDSYAKAEQKCLQLMESSSVETEDDVNTFAIRQRKRPRRFVSESSDDDDSAPVVAATKKQPKTLTVPGSPVCQQDPMPLPPQWSTPAGTGASPHHPSPSPVDPVQASSWALHPIQSARHLQESLETSFDSVQASSRVLHDGQGVSAITAMFERITEAHMSRLMRRLEARFDKIESLVETNAPTHTPQLQQEDVVLAKPCSMVMELLELDRSLEQPDKRNKMQHFLETVGGAGLGAAIHRMLRRVANNEVLAQYSLRGRRAKMSFDVHSVQDYKG, encoded by the exons ATGGTCTGCTACTGGACGACACACAATGTGCGATTGCATGTTGTGAAGTGCCGAGCACCAAATACAACTTGGGCCAAACATCCCGTTAAGAAAACCTGGTACGAAACAG ATTCATACGCCAAAGCTGAACAGAAGTGTTTGCAATTGATGGAGTCCTCAAGTGTTGAGACAGAGGATGATGTGAACACTTTTGCAATAAGGCAGCGTAAGCGCCCAAGGAGGTTTGTCTCCGAATCCTCTGATGATG ATGATTCTGCTCCAGTGGTAGCAGCAACCAAGAAGCAACCCAAGACTCTGACTGTGCCTGGAAGCCCTGTGT GTCAGCAGGACCCAATGCCACTACCACCACAAT GGTCAACACCAGCCGGGACTGGAGCCAGTCCTCACCACCCTAGCCCAAGTCCTGTTGACCCTGTTCAAG ccagcagcTGGGCACTACACCCAATTCAGTCAGCCAGGCACCTCCAAGAATCACTGGAAACCTCTTTTGACTCTGTTCAAG ccagcagccGGGTGCTTCATGACGGACAGGGTGTCTCAGCTATCACAGCCATGtttgagagaa TCACAGAGGCCCACATGAGTCGCTTGATGCGGAGGCTCGAGGCTAGGTTTGACAAGATCGAGTCATTGGTGGAGACCAACGCCCCGACACACACGCCTCAACTCCAGCAAGAAGATGTGGTGTTGGCTAAACCATGCAGCATGGTGATGGAGCTGCTGGAGTTGGATAGGAGTCTGGAACAACCAGACAAGAGGAACAAGATG caaCATTTTCTTGAAACTGTCGGAGGGGCAGGTTTAGGGGCAGCCATTCACCGTATGCTACGCCGAGTGGCAAATAATGAGGTACTCGCCCAGTACAGCTTGCGGGGCAGACGGGCCAAAATGTCCTTTGATGTCCATTCTGTGCAAGATTATAAAGGGTAA